The following coding sequences are from one Salmo trutta chromosome 36, fSalTru1.1, whole genome shotgun sequence window:
- the LOC115176208 gene encoding cyclin-dependent kinase 5 activator 1-like, with protein sequence MGTVLSLSPAFRKNSYYDTRPGSLNHYPSLSSRSLNTQKDRASGLKRGQSIFLPALTWKRLVASTKKRGGSKKCPGGPGSLGDPLNNNNIYQKDPVLHLNRENVKKSLSCANLTSYDGPTGLGLGIGFGQGHYSYGMGMKPQQLSSVKKVPHQGTAVSSPKRIIVQASTSELLRCLGEFLCGRCYRLKHLSPADPVLWLRAVDRSLLLQGWQDQAFVTPANVVFVYMLCRDVVDGDLVASEHELQATLLTCLYLSYSYMGNEISYPLKPFLVEAGKDAFWDRCLAIIDATSAKMLRINADPHFFTQVFAELKSEGGCSPQDYSRVLDR encoded by the coding sequence ATGGGCACAGTACTATCCCTTTCCCCTGCATTCAGGAAGAACAGCTACTATGACACGCGGCCTGGCTCACTCAACCACTACCCGAGCCTGAGCAGCCGTTCGCTCAACACTCAGAAAGACCGCGCCAGTGGCCTGAAACGGGGACAGTCAATCTTTCTCCCAGCCCTCACCTGGAAACGCCTGGTCGCCTCCACCAAGAAACGAGGGGGCTCTAAGAAATGTCCTGGGGGTCCGGGGTCACTTGGAGAccccctcaacaacaacaacatctacCAGAAGGATCCGGTGTTGCACCTCAACCGCGAGAATGTCAAGAAGTCTCTGTCGTGTGCCAACCTCACAAGCTACGACGGGCCAACGGGACTGGGTCTGGGGATAGGCTTCGGCCAGGGGCACTACAGCTATGGCATGGGCATGAAGCCCCAGCAGCTGTCCTCTGTCAAGAAGGTGCCCCACCAAGGAACGGCCGTCTCATCCCCCAAGCGCATCATCGTCCAGGCGTCCACCAGTGAACTTCTCCGGTGCCTGGGTGAGTTCCTGTGTGGCCGCTGCTACCGGCTGAAGCACCTCTCCCCTGCGGACCCGGTGCTGTGGCTGCGGGCGGTGGACCGCTCTCTGCTCCTCCAGGGCTGGCAGGATCAGGCCTTCGTGACTCCGGCCAACGTGGTGTTTGTCTACATGCTGTGTCGTGATGTGGTGGATGGAGACCTGGTGGCGTCGGAGCACGAACTTCAGGCCACACTACtcacctgtctctacctgtcctaTTCCTACATGGGCAATGAGATATCCTACCCACTGAAACCTTTCCTGGTGGAGGCTGGCAAGGACGCCTTCTGGGACCGCTGCCTGGCCATCATCGATGCCACCAGCGCCAAGATGCTGCGCATCAACGCCGACCCGCACTTCTTCACCCAGGTGTTCGCTGAGCTGAAGAGTGAAGGGGGCTGCAGCCCACAGGACTACAGCCGCGTGCTGGACCGGTGA